A genomic region of Streptomyces rimosus contains the following coding sequences:
- a CDS encoding DUF262 domain-containing protein has translation MAIIKQAQRQTLGQLIGANNPVVTVPDDSQRQYAWTKKEVDVFWSDIEKFKEGRENGRESSSEYFIGPIVTITADSVQARSLLDGQQRLTTSTILIAAIRDILWGMRSAEGVSSANNIQRDYIARKSGRKDPMEYFLVLSLFDRDFFRDNIQDWSEITGECPRLEKPTRPSHKLILDAYSNFRQKITNRLRAHPDAEARLDYLDSLRECLINGLVFVEIQTPSSSDANEVFETINSRGKDLSTVDLVRNFLMEKSISDHEKSRVNDAWRSLLDGFDRREEIEKFLRHFWVSKHGDVKSHSLYSIIRKNLSDRFDERPQQYGVGAFSADLEGAAGRYAELITGNTGDSNFDASLGEVKAMNADALYPLLLSASGYHKYADLQTLLDASISYYVRWTVVGRRESTLLEENLFSIAKEMSKGGTIEEAVQKILGWIPDDETFAADFRDAVAPKQSQARYLLAKIEQHLRLEAEVHEEVVLGDGKVYVENIYPQKPAGELRLEDHDTWVSRLGNLTLLAGKKNQTISSRSLPEKKHLYSGSALLVSSRTNVEDLWDEESNRWRVEGIEARQQLMAKIALNVWPSGARWA, from the coding sequence ATGGCCATCATCAAACAGGCTCAGCGTCAGACTCTCGGGCAGCTGATCGGTGCCAACAATCCCGTGGTGACAGTGCCTGATGACAGTCAACGCCAGTACGCCTGGACGAAGAAGGAGGTTGACGTTTTCTGGTCCGACATTGAGAAGTTCAAGGAAGGCCGAGAAAACGGGCGGGAGTCGTCGTCTGAGTACTTCATCGGTCCCATAGTTACGATCACGGCAGACTCGGTGCAGGCCCGCTCGCTGCTTGATGGTCAGCAACGGCTGACCACATCGACCATCCTGATCGCCGCCATCCGAGACATTCTTTGGGGAATGAGATCTGCGGAAGGGGTATCGAGCGCTAACAACATCCAGCGGGATTATATTGCCCGAAAGTCTGGCCGCAAGGACCCCATGGAATACTTCCTGGTCCTATCGTTGTTTGATCGCGACTTCTTCCGAGACAACATACAGGACTGGAGCGAGATTACAGGGGAATGCCCTAGGCTTGAAAAGCCTACGCGTCCTTCACATAAACTCATCTTGGACGCCTACAGCAATTTTCGTCAGAAAATCACCAATCGCCTACGAGCGCACCCCGACGCCGAAGCGCGTTTGGATTACCTAGACTCGTTGCGGGAATGCTTGATCAATGGTCTGGTGTTCGTGGAGATCCAGACACCCTCATCTAGCGACGCAAACGAGGTGTTCGAAACAATCAACTCGAGAGGGAAAGACCTTTCCACTGTAGACCTTGTTCGCAACTTCCTGATGGAGAAAAGCATAAGCGATCACGAGAAGTCGCGGGTGAATGATGCCTGGCGATCACTTCTCGATGGGTTCGACCGGCGCGAGGAGATCGAAAAATTTCTGCGTCATTTCTGGGTCTCGAAGCATGGCGACGTCAAGTCACATAGTCTATATTCAATCATCAGGAAGAACCTGAGCGATCGCTTCGACGAGCGGCCCCAGCAATATGGAGTTGGGGCATTTTCCGCCGACCTGGAGGGGGCAGCAGGGCGGTACGCCGAACTCATCACGGGCAACACCGGCGACAGCAACTTCGACGCCTCGCTCGGCGAGGTAAAGGCTATGAACGCCGACGCCCTTTATCCGCTACTACTCTCCGCCTCCGGGTATCACAAGTACGCCGACCTGCAGACCCTTCTTGATGCCTCCATCAGCTACTACGTGCGCTGGACAGTAGTGGGGCGACGCGAGTCGACTCTACTGGAGGAGAACCTATTTAGCATAGCCAAGGAAATGTCTAAGGGTGGCACGATTGAAGAGGCGGTACAGAAAATCCTGGGGTGGATTCCGGACGATGAGACGTTCGCGGCAGATTTCAGAGATGCCGTAGCACCGAAGCAGTCACAAGCTCGCTACCTCCTTGCCAAGATTGAGCAGCATTTGCGACTTGAGGCCGAGGTGCACGAAGAGGTAGTTCTAGGCGACGGTAAAGTGTATGTCGAAAACATCTACCCCCAAAAGCCCGCAGGAGAGTTGCGCCTAGAAGACCACGACACATGGGTCAGCCGACTGGGCAATCTCACTCTTCTGGCCGGTAAGAAGAATCAGACTATATCCTCGCGTTCATTGCCGGAGAAGAAGCATCTCTACTCCGGCTCGGCTTTGCTGGTTTCG